One window of Rasiella rasia genomic DNA carries:
- the mltG gene encoding endolytic transglycosylase MltG, translated as MYIKKILIAIVLLGLVGMAIFSWYVYTTVFTPNTAFNNTEAHIYIPTNASFAEVVEEVEPLLEDVESFVAVANRKGYATNVKPGHYVIKNGMSNNDIINSIRSGNIPIKVKFNNQERLENLAGAIANQIEADSLSLLRAMKDEVFLEAQKFDTATALAMYVPNTYEVYWNTSAEGFRDKMASEYKRFWNAERIGKAAALKMTPTEVISLAAIVQKETAKVDERKRVAGVYMNRLSRGMLLQADPTVIYAKKRAENDFDQIIKRVLYADLELDSPYNTYKYAGVPPGPIAMPDITAIDAVLNYEKHDYLYFVANVQNFGYHKFAKTLSQHNRNKAEYVRWISQQGVNR; from the coding sequence ATGTATATAAAGAAAATTCTCATCGCAATTGTGTTGCTCGGACTGGTAGGAATGGCAATTTTTTCGTGGTATGTGTATACTACAGTTTTTACGCCTAACACTGCTTTTAATAATACAGAAGCCCATATTTATATACCAACTAATGCGTCTTTTGCAGAGGTGGTTGAGGAAGTAGAGCCTTTGCTTGAAGATGTAGAAAGTTTTGTGGCGGTGGCCAATAGAAAAGGGTATGCAACTAACGTAAAGCCTGGACATTATGTTATTAAGAATGGGATGTCTAATAATGACATCATTAATAGTATTCGCAGCGGCAATATTCCAATTAAAGTGAAATTTAATAACCAGGAACGTTTAGAAAATTTAGCAGGAGCCATTGCCAATCAGATTGAAGCAGATAGTCTTTCCTTATTGAGAGCTATGAAGGATGAGGTTTTCTTAGAAGCGCAAAAGTTTGATACCGCAACAGCCCTTGCTATGTATGTACCTAATACATACGAAGTCTATTGGAACACTTCTGCTGAAGGGTTTCGTGATAAAATGGCTTCAGAATATAAGCGTTTTTGGAATGCAGAACGAATTGGAAAAGCGGCTGCATTAAAAATGACGCCAACAGAGGTGATTTCTTTGGCGGCTATCGTTCAGAAAGAAACGGCAAAGGTAGATGAGCGGAAACGAGTGGCTGGAGTGTACATGAATAGATTGAGTCGCGGAATGTTATTACAAGCAGACCCTACGGTGATTTATGCCAAAAAGCGAGCAGAAAATGATTTTGATCAAATTATTAAAAGAGTCCTATATGCAGATCTTGAATTAGATTCTCCATACAACACATATAAATATGCTGGTGTGCCGCCTGGCCCTATCGCCATGCCTGATATTACTGCTATAGACGCTGTATTAAATTATGAAAAGCACGACTATTTGTATTTTGTGGCAAATGTTCAGAATTTTGGATATCATAAATTTGCAAAAACGCTTTCTCAACACAATAGAAACAAAGCCGAATACGTACGATGGATCTCCCAACAGGGGGTGAATAGGTAG
- a CDS encoding trypsin-like peptidase domain-containing protein, whose translation MKQTAKLFMVALIAGAVTLGGYKFFVESDTPTAYVTQNESSFIPTNYAGVNSAAINTDFTDAAERTVHAVVHVQNTTTNRRPSNMMEYFYGGGKSKPVVGSGSGVIISPDGYIVTNNHVIENAAQLQVTLNDNRTYNAELVGTDPKTDIALIKLDSNDEFPYVPFGDSNEIKIGEWVLAVGNPFNLTSTVTAGIVSAKARDLNEFDRNPQSFIQTDAAVNRGNSGGALVNTRGELVGINTAITSETGSYVGYSFAVPSNNARKVIEDIMEFGNVQRGILGISTINTKLAQRQGVDISEGVYIADIEKGSGADKGGLKKGDIIKNIDGYKVAKFSDLVGYLGSKRPDDVVDVTVVRNGNNKTIPVTLIKLETFTIEDTGLEIRNANRAQLKAFGVENGVVVSDTQSQDLAVLKGAIIVKVNDKDVSNIDDVKQIMRTGGFGEAVKLTFVDGNGQLNSYIFR comes from the coding sequence ATGAAACAGACTGCTAAATTATTCATGGTTGCTCTAATCGCAGGAGCAGTAACTTTAGGAGGATACAAGTTTTTTGTTGAATCTGACACACCGACAGCTTACGTCACTCAAAACGAATCTTCATTTATACCCACAAACTACGCTGGGGTAAATTCGGCTGCGATAAATACCGATTTCACAGATGCTGCAGAAAGAACAGTACATGCCGTGGTACATGTTCAAAACACAACTACAAATCGTCGCCCCTCTAATATGATGGAATATTTTTATGGTGGTGGTAAAAGCAAACCTGTTGTTGGTTCAGGTAGTGGTGTTATTATTTCACCAGACGGTTACATAGTAACCAATAATCACGTAATCGAAAATGCCGCACAATTGCAGGTTACTTTAAACGATAACAGAACGTATAATGCAGAACTGGTTGGCACAGACCCTAAGACCGATATTGCTTTAATTAAACTAGATAGTAATGACGAATTTCCATATGTTCCGTTTGGCGATAGCAACGAGATAAAAATTGGAGAATGGGTACTCGCCGTTGGGAATCCGTTTAACCTTACATCTACTGTTACAGCTGGTATTGTGAGCGCAAAAGCACGTGACTTAAACGAATTTGACCGCAATCCGCAATCGTTTATCCAAACCGATGCCGCCGTTAATCGCGGAAACAGTGGAGGAGCCTTGGTAAACACACGGGGCGAATTAGTAGGTATTAACACAGCCATTACTTCGGAAACGGGAAGTTATGTAGGGTATTCTTTCGCTGTACCTAGCAACAACGCTAGAAAAGTGATAGAAGACATCATGGAATTTGGAAACGTGCAACGCGGTATTCTAGGAATTTCTACCATAAATACTAAACTCGCGCAGCGACAAGGAGTAGATATTTCCGAAGGCGTATACATTGCAGATATTGAAAAAGGAAGTGGTGCCGATAAAGGCGGACTAAAAAAAGGAGATATTATAAAAAATATCGATGGTTATAAAGTGGCGAAATTCTCTGACCTTGTTGGCTATTTAGGTTCAAAAAGACCAGATGATGTGGTAGATGTAACTGTTGTGCGAAACGGAAATAATAAAACTATACCTGTTACCCTTATTAAACTTGAAACATTTACTATTGAAGACACAGGACTAGAAATACGAAACGCCAATCGGGCACAACTAAAAGCATTTGGTGTAGAAAATGGCGTTGTGGTTTCAGATACGCAATCGCAAGATCTAGCGGTGCTTAAAGGGGCAATTATTGTAAAAGTAAACGATAAAGATGTTAGCAATATTGACGACGTAAAACAAATTATGAGAACTGGCGGATTTGGAGAAGCTGTAAAATTGACCTTTGTCGATGGTAATGGCCAACTAAATTCATACATATTTAGGTAG
- a CDS encoding SAM-dependent methyltransferase translates to MEAKKGNLYLIPCTLGDTPPLEVLPLLVKKAVEEIDHYIAEHEKNVRSFIKSISPRKSQPDLQISLINKFTDESETPAMLAPCHAGFDVGVLSDAGCPGVADPGALVVAAAHRQNIKVVPLVGPSSILLALMGSGLNGQNFAFNGYLPIDKRERRLEIKRLERLSAERNQSQLFIETPYRNNQLLESILSTVQADTQICVACDITLPTEYIKTLPASVWSKQKVDLNKRPTIFIIQK, encoded by the coding sequence ATGGAAGCAAAAAAAGGTAATTTATATTTAATACCATGTACATTGGGTGACACACCACCCCTTGAAGTACTACCCTTATTGGTTAAAAAGGCCGTTGAAGAAATTGACCATTACATTGCAGAACACGAGAAAAATGTGCGTAGTTTCATTAAAAGCATCTCACCTCGTAAATCGCAGCCTGACTTACAAATAAGTCTTATTAATAAATTCACCGACGAAAGTGAAACACCGGCTATGCTTGCCCCTTGTCATGCTGGGTTTGATGTAGGTGTTCTTAGTGATGCAGGTTGTCCTGGAGTTGCAGACCCAGGGGCATTAGTGGTGGCAGCTGCGCACCGACAAAACATAAAAGTGGTTCCGTTGGTGGGCCCTTCTTCTATTTTGTTGGCATTGATGGGTAGCGGACTTAACGGTCAGAATTTTGCTTTTAACGGTTATCTCCCTATTGACAAGCGTGAGCGTAGGCTTGAAATAAAAAGACTGGAGCGATTATCTGCAGAACGTAATCAATCGCAACTATTTATTGAAACGCCTTACCGAAACAACCAACTGTTAGAGAGTATTCTTTCAACAGTACAAGCAGACACCCAAATATGTGTTGCTTGCGATATCACCTTGCCAACAGAGTATATAAAAACTTTACCAGCTTCGGTTTGGAGTAAACAAAAAGTGGATCTCAATAAGAGACCCACTATATTTATTATTCAAAAATAA
- a CDS encoding GNAT family N-acetyltransferase has product MKTLKGEHISLRALESSDLEFLYALENDEGLWEISNTTQPYSKYVLQQYLDNAHRDIYEVKQLRLVICAEEDNRPIGFVDLFDFEPKHRRAGVGIVVFNPEDRGKGMAMEALELLQKYAAVHLNLHQLYANITNDNQKSIELFEKVGYKKAGVKKDWILANGKYKDEWLYQLILEK; this is encoded by the coding sequence ATGAAAACGCTAAAAGGAGAACATATAAGTTTAAGAGCATTAGAATCATCTGATTTAGAGTTTTTGTATGCGTTAGAGAATGATGAAGGATTATGGGAAATTAGTAATACTACGCAACCGTATTCTAAATATGTACTACAACAATATTTAGACAATGCGCATAGAGATATTTATGAAGTAAAACAATTACGTCTTGTAATTTGTGCTGAAGAAGACAACCGACCCATTGGTTTTGTAGATTTGTTCGATTTTGAACCAAAGCATCGAAGAGCAGGAGTAGGAATTGTTGTTTTTAACCCTGAAGATAGGGGTAAAGGTATGGCAATGGAAGCATTAGAACTGTTGCAAAAATATGCTGCGGTACATTTAAATTTGCATCAGTTGTACGCGAATATTACCAATGATAATCAGAAAAGTATCGAATTGTTCGAAAAAGTTGGGTATAAGAAAGCGGGTGTAAAGAAAGATTGGATTCTAGCTAACGGTAAGTATAAAGACGAATGGTTGTATCAACTCATCTTAGAAAAATAA
- the dapF gene encoding diaminopimelate epimerase, with amino-acid sequence MTIQFYKYQGTGNDFILVDNRLLQFPKNNTKLVAQLCDRKFGIGADGLILLERHETADFTMIYYNSDGNSSSMCGNGGRCIVHFANFLGLIENETHFEAVDGMHEALLKDGLVHLKMTDVFKVSEEKEHTFVDTGSPHHVQFVTNLERYDVFKEGRQIRNNLYGSAGANVNFVEKLAANTFAVRTYERGVEDETLSCGTGVTAVAIAMHAGGNATLDKITLQQPGGELYVTFTEAEGVYTSIYLIGPATQVFNGAITI; translated from the coding sequence ATGACCATTCAGTTCTATAAATATCAAGGTACGGGCAACGATTTTATACTTGTAGATAATCGTCTGTTACAATTCCCCAAAAACAATACCAAATTGGTGGCACAATTATGTGACCGAAAATTTGGCATAGGAGCAGACGGACTCATATTGCTTGAGCGTCATGAGACGGCAGATTTCACAATGATATACTATAATTCTGACGGAAATAGTAGTAGCATGTGTGGCAACGGGGGTCGATGTATTGTTCATTTCGCTAATTTTCTGGGTTTAATTGAAAATGAAACTCATTTTGAAGCCGTCGATGGTATGCATGAGGCGTTGCTTAAAGACGGGCTTGTACACCTAAAAATGACAGATGTATTTAAAGTTTCCGAAGAAAAAGAACATACGTTTGTAGATACAGGTTCGCCCCATCATGTACAATTTGTCACCAATCTTGAAAGGTATGATGTGTTTAAGGAGGGTAGGCAAATTAGGAATAACCTGTACGGAAGCGCTGGAGCTAATGTGAATTTTGTTGAAAAACTTGCAGCAAACACGTTTGCCGTGCGAACATACGAGCGTGGAGTGGAAGACGAAACACTGTCGTGTGGTACCGGAGTTACTGCTGTGGCTATTGCAATGCATGCAGGAGGAAACGCCACCTTAGATAAAATTACATTACAACAACCTGGCGGCGAATTGTACGTTACATTTACTGAAGCTGAAGGTGTCTACACTTCCATTTATTTAATTGGTCCAGCTACACAGGTTTTTAATGGAGCTATTACAATTTAA
- a CDS encoding glyceraldehyde-3-phosphate dehydrogenase codes for MSFDDVYEKELSFQTDRRKASVEFIKTVSDLWYDKSIELVLFRNQLIDRNVSEILNLHEYAGEFVQKPISIFDSVEIAQAIQTLDLPPAKLDIGKLTYEYHLEDNQYENALAFVSDKLKDAKDVKDITPKDVVLYGFGRIGRLLARELMTRTGKGNQMRLRAIVTRGNVDQTVLEKRASLLQYDSVHGDFLGTVSVDVENKALIINGTTVHIISANQPEDIDYTDYGINDALIIDNTGAFRDDVALARHLVPNGASKVLLTAPGKNVPNIVHGVNHEEHDPAKVNIFSAASCTTNAITPVLKAIEDSFGVVQGHLETIHAYTNDQNLVDNMHKKYRRGRAAALNMVITETGAGQAVSKALPSFEGKLTSNAIRVPVPNGSLAILKLELEAKTSIDGINAIMKKYALEGNLVEQIKYSLNNELVSSDIVGSSAPSIFDSNATIVAADGKNAVLYVWYDNEYGYSHQVIRLAKYISNVRRYTYY; via the coding sequence ATGAGTTTTGATGACGTTTATGAAAAAGAACTGTCTTTTCAAACCGATCGCCGTAAGGCTTCCGTAGAATTTATTAAAACCGTTAGCGACCTTTGGTACGATAAGTCGATTGAACTCGTGCTTTTTCGCAATCAACTAATCGACCGTAACGTGAGTGAAATTTTAAACTTACACGAATATGCGGGCGAATTTGTTCAAAAACCAATTTCAATCTTCGATAGTGTAGAGATTGCTCAGGCAATTCAAACACTAGATCTTCCTCCAGCAAAACTAGACATAGGAAAACTAACCTATGAGTATCACCTAGAAGACAATCAATACGAGAACGCTTTAGCATTTGTTTCAGACAAACTAAAAGATGCTAAGGACGTAAAAGATATAACTCCAAAAGATGTGGTTTTATATGGCTTCGGACGTATTGGTAGATTATTGGCACGTGAGTTAATGACACGTACTGGTAAAGGAAACCAAATGCGCCTTCGTGCTATCGTAACTAGAGGAAATGTAGATCAAACAGTGCTAGAAAAAAGAGCATCTTTATTACAATACGACTCGGTTCATGGTGATTTTTTAGGAACTGTTAGTGTAGATGTTGAAAACAAAGCACTAATTATTAATGGTACGACTGTACATATAATCTCTGCGAATCAGCCAGAAGATATAGACTATACAGACTATGGAATTAACGACGCGCTAATTATAGACAATACAGGTGCCTTTAGAGATGATGTTGCCTTGGCACGTCACCTTGTACCAAATGGAGCGAGCAAAGTATTATTAACAGCTCCTGGAAAAAATGTACCGAATATTGTTCATGGTGTAAATCATGAAGAGCACGATCCTGCAAAGGTTAATATATTCTCTGCGGCGTCATGTACAACCAATGCAATCACACCAGTTTTAAAAGCAATAGAAGATAGCTTTGGCGTAGTACAAGGACATTTAGAAACTATTCATGCATATACCAACGATCAAAACTTGGTAGATAACATGCATAAAAAATACAGACGTGGTCGTGCGGCCGCGCTTAACATGGTTATTACCGAAACTGGAGCTGGTCAGGCTGTAAGTAAGGCACTACCTTCTTTTGAAGGAAAGCTTACCTCAAATGCCATACGAGTGCCTGTTCCTAATGGATCATTGGCTATTTTAAAACTTGAACTTGAAGCAAAAACTTCAATCGATGGTATTAACGCTATCATGAAAAAGTATGCATTAGAGGGCAACCTAGTAGAACAAATAAAATACAGCCTCAATAATGAACTTGTGTCAAGCGATATTGTTGGTTCTTCGGCACCCTCAATCTTTGATAGCAATGCAACAATAGTTGCTGCAGATGGAAAAAACGCTGTTTTATACGTATGGTACGATAATGAATACGGGTACAGCCATCAGGTAATTAGATTGGCAAAGTATATTTCTAATGTTAGAAGATATACGTATTACTAA
- a CDS encoding peptidoglycan-binding protein LysM produces MKVKFIRIGILLFAVLFIATGFSFRKKKEVSLFSTEGLELYFHVPTQDEVLESTPLVTENYNLFLGKTYVGFREALGFKESRGDYSIINEFGYLGKYQFNINTLKMVGVYSADRFMNDAKLQEAAFSAYTSRNKWILRRDIKRYVGRTIGGVRVTESGILAAAHLAGAGNVKKYLRSGGAEGFSDAFGTSIGYYLKKFSGYDTSFIKPNQKAKVRV; encoded by the coding sequence ATGAAAGTAAAATTTATACGAATTGGTATCCTATTGTTTGCAGTACTGTTTATTGCAACAGGATTTTCATTCAGAAAGAAAAAGGAAGTTTCTCTTTTTTCTACTGAAGGGTTAGAGCTTTATTTTCACGTACCTACACAAGATGAGGTACTAGAAAGTACACCGCTAGTTACTGAAAACTATAATTTGTTTCTTGGAAAAACCTATGTTGGGTTTCGAGAAGCATTGGGGTTTAAAGAATCTAGAGGAGATTACAGTATTATAAATGAGTTTGGTTATCTAGGGAAATATCAGTTTAATATTAATACCCTAAAAATGGTTGGCGTCTATAGCGCAGATCGTTTTATGAACGATGCCAAGTTGCAAGAAGCCGCATTTAGTGCCTATACGTCTAGAAATAAATGGATTTTACGACGTGATATTAAACGCTATGTTGGAAGAACCATTGGTGGCGTTCGCGTAACCGAGTCAGGTATTCTTGCTGCAGCTCATTTAGCAGGTGCTGGTAATGTGAAAAAATACCTTAGAAGTGGTGGTGCTGAAGGTTTCAGCGATGCCTTTGGTACTTCTATTGGATATTATCTTAAGAAATTTTCTGGGTATGATACTTCGTTTATCAAGCCAAATCAGAAAGCAAAAGTACGCGTGTAA